The DNA window TCGCTGGGGGAGTTCCCGAGAGCCCGGATCGCCTGGAACAGGCTGATTGACGCCTTGGAGGATTGTTGGGAGACGCCGGGGCAATCCGTGGATCTGGCGGCCACCCGAGCCTTCTTGCGATCCGCACTGATCCAGATTCGAAGCGCGGGCTAACTCGGCGTTGCACCAGACGCGGCCAGCAGGCTTCATTCCTGTAGAATCGTGAAGTTGGGGTCGCACCTTGAAACATAACTTACCGGACGCGGCGCTCCGAGGTACGATCAAGCTCCACTCGGTCACCGGGCAACGATTTGGCCTTCATCCGGCGCTCGCTTGTCCCGCCGAGCCCGCAGTCTTGAGATGACCCAGAAGTGCGCTCGAGCGGAGCTACCGTAGGTTCCGCCGGTCGATCGAGGCGATCCGGTCCGCGTTAAGTTGAGATTCGAGGTTTGACCCCAACTTAAGATGACTGGGCCACCGGGACGTGAAAACGACCATGATTTACACCCATGTGGCAGTTCCGGCTCCGGGCAGAGGGATCACGAGCCCGGCCGATCGTCTCGGGAGCGTGACGGAATGTCCGGGGGACCGAATTCGTGCGACATCCGGGGGCCGAGGTCCCTCCAAGGGCAATCGGGACAAAGCAATGGAAAACAACTGATGCCGAAGATGTTGAAGCCGGAATCCGGATGTCCCCGCTTCGCCGTTACTAGACAAAACTCGTCCGCTTTGGCCGTTTTCGTTAGGTCCTGTAATATAGAGTTGGACGGCGGAGGATCACGCCCTTGTCGACTTTGGTGGTCCTAAATGGTACATCGAGCTCTGGAAAGACCACTATCGCTCGTGCATTTCAAGACGCTGCTCCTACGATCTATCTCAACTTTTCAGTCGACAGCATTCTGTCTGGCCTTCCTCCCTCCGTCTTGGCGCGAATGATCGGCGGCTTACCAGTCACGGGTCTACGGTTAGCGGAGTTGATCCGTTCGTTCTACGCCTGCACACGTGAACTCCTGCGGACGGGGCATGATCTTGTGATCGACCACGCAGTCACCGCCCGCTACCATGCCGAGGAATTGCTCGCTGCCTGCGAAGGACACGAGACGCTCATCGTCGGAATTGAATGCCCCGTTCCGGTTACGCGTGAGCGTGAGGCGGCTCGAGGAGACCGCCGCGTCGGGCTCGCTGGTCAGCAGTTCGCTAGCATTCACGTATGGCTCGAGTACGATTTGGTGGTCGACACCTCGAAGCAGTCACCATCTGAGGCGGCTGCATCAATCCTCGCTGCTCTCGCATCAGGCGGTGGAGAAGCGATCGGAAGGACACGTCGGAAACTGCAACACGCCTGAGGCCGCCGTCCAACTCTGCGCTGCACCGGACGTTGAACTGCGCCGCGTTAGCTCCCAGTGCGTTACCCTGTTGCGTGCGGTTCAACGCCGGTGAGCGCTGATCCGTTAGACCGCCTGAAGGAGAGGACCACAAATGCGCCTGCTCATGATTACGTTGTGCGTTGGTCTCGTCGGTTGCACGACCACCGGAAGTCAACGAACGGCTCAATCCACGCCTCCCGGGGCTGGCGCTGGATCGAGGGTGGTGGGATTCGTCCTACAGCCCCAGCAAGGCAAGAAGCTCTTTTTCTGTGACGCGCCAGGACTCAACGCTACCGTCAAGTCCAACAGCGCGCAGATGGGTGGCATCGGTGTAGCGGTCGGAACCGCCGAGATCACGCACGGGTCAAACTTCGGCGTTCACAAGGACGAAGACGAGATCGTATTTATCCACAGTGGTAAGGGAAACGTCGTTCTGGGCGACAAAACAATAGCAGCTGCGCCGGGAACGATCATGTACGTGCCTCGTGGAGTTAGGCATGGATTCGTCAATACAGGAGAGGCGCCGTTCACTTTTTTCTGGGTTGTCGCGCCTCCTGGGCTGGCAGATCGCTTTTTGGAAGCTGGTACAGCGTCGTTGACCGATTGTCCGGCACAATAAGCAGCAGCTACCCGGGCGGCGGTCTAACTAGCGCATGCAGCCGACGCGACTCGCAGCATCATTCTCTCAGTTGAGTTACGATCTCCCGTGCGGGTCGCGCGGCTGATGCGCGGTTTGTTATGCGCCTTCTTCTATCACTACTAATTCTGTCCGGGATCGGGTGCCAAGAGCGTACCCACGAGTGGCAGACAATAGGGCCGGATCCAGGCCCGGGCAGGTGACCGCCGATGAAGTTGGGGTCGCACCTTGAAACATAACTTACCGGACGCGGCGCTCCGAGGTACGATCGAGCTCCACTCGGTCACCGGGCAACGATTTGGCCTTCATCCGGCGCTCGCTTGTCCCGCCGAGCCCGCAGTCTTGAGATGACCCAGAAGTGCGCTCGAGCGGAGCTACCGTAGGTTCCGCCGGTCGATCGAGGCGATCCGGTCCGCGTTAAGTTGAGATTCGAGGTTTGACCCCAACTTAACCTACTGGTATCAAGCTGACGACGTGATTTACATGCTGCTCGCGTATTCGAAAGGCGAGCGTGATGATCTCTCGGCGAAGGAGAAGCGCGCTCTTTGCCAGTTGGTCGAGGAGGAGTTCCGATGAAGAAAGAGATGTTCGATGAGCTCACCGCGAGCGTGAAGGAGGCGGGAAAGATCCATCGTGGAAAGGCAAAGGCCTCACGTGAGTTTGTCTTCGATCCCGAAGATGTTCGAACGATCCGGGCGAAACTCAAGAAGTCGCAGGCAGAGTTTGCCCGCATGATCGGCGTGAGCGTCGCAACTCTTCAGAACTGGGAGCAGGGCCGCCGTCAACCAGAAGGGCCCGCGCGCGCTCTGCTCGTCGTTGCATCCCATGCGCCGAAGGTTGTCGAGAAGGCGCTGGCATCAGCCGTTCGCCGCGGCGCATGACAAACGCGCTCGATCGGACTGCCGGCTCGCGTTCTGCTACGCTACAATTGATGTCGAGAATCCAGTGGATCATAGCGATCGCCATTCTTTCTGCCGCAGCGGTAGTCGAGGCGGAAACTCGTGGTCGCGGCGTGTCCAGACCACCTCAGCCAGAGGCGCTCGAGCGGGTCCTGATGCCGTTCGTAGGAGAGGCGCAGGTCGGCGGGCAGTACTGGACGAGCCAGTTTCGAGCGAGGAATGGCAGCGACGGCCCAATCACGATGTTTTTCCCCTTCCCTTGTCAGATCGGGACCGGTTGACCGCCGAATCAGCCCTTCACACTCGAACCGGGTCAGCTCCTGGTCAATCCCACCTACGCCGGAAGCCGCGGCGTATTTCTTCACGTCGAAAAAAACGGACTGCGGAAACTCCACTACACACTGCGGGTCGAAGATATCGCGGGCATGATCGTCGTTGGTAGAGTCTTTCTGGGAACCGAACTGCCTCTGGTGAAAGAAGAACAGTTCTCGACCGAAGTGACTCTGCTCAACGTTCCTGCGAGAGGCTGGGAGGAAACATTCTTACGCATTTACGCCTCCAGCAGCGCAGCGACTCCGGTGACCATTGAGATCTATTCATCAGTATTCGAAAAGGAACTGCTATTGATGACAGAGCAGGTCATTCTCGAAGCTGGTGAGAAAATAGATGGTTTTGAAGCGCATCCAGCATTTGCGATGGTTGACCTCACGAGCGTCCTGGCTTCGATTGCAGATCAGGCCGAACAGGGCAGATTGAGCGTCAAGGTAATCTCTGACTCAGATGCGGAGCTATGGGCATTCCTTGCCGTGACGGAACGGGGAGATCGATCGTTTACCGCAATCACCCCTGGACGCTGATGGGCCCAACCTACGGGTCGAAGAAGACCAGCGCACGCTCGACCATTACTCAAGCTTGCAACGCGGCAGGTGACCGCCGGACCGTTATGCGACTTTCGATACCCGAGGTAAGATCTCACTGATGGAAACCGCAAAGGAACAGGTGAAGCGGATCCTCGATACTCTGCCTGACGATGCGAGCTACGAGGATATCCAGTACCACATCTACGTTCGGCAGCGGATCGAACAGGGTCTTGCTGACGTGGAGGCCGGCAGAGTGATCCCGCACGAGGAAGTGGTCCGCCGACTCGCGAAATGGCGAGACGCATAGTCTGGGCAGAGTCCGCCGTTACCGCGCTGATCGAAGCCGCCGAATACATCGCTCAGGATTCAGTTGTGTACGCAGCGGCTTTGGTGAACGGCGCAGAGAAGGCAGCGGAGTCGCTGGTCTCGTTCCCACTCAGGGGCCGGGTCGTTCCGGAGTTTGGCGATCCCGAGCTACGGGACCTTTTCGTCGGCAGCTATCGACTGATGTTTCGTGTAACGGACGAGAGTTCGCATCGTCTCCTTCGTTCACGGCGCTCGAAATCTTGCTGACCTGTCTCCCGATTGATGACGAGTCGCATAACCCGGCGTTGCAGCGGTGCACCTCACCCATCTCTTCGGTAGAATGCCGGGCGGTGAACGAGGACGAGGAAAGGGAGCTCATCGTTGCAGCGCGTGAGGGGCGGGACTACGCGATCGCGCCCTACTCCGGCTTCCGGGTCGGTGCGGCGCTCCGCAGCTCCGGCGGCGAGACCTTTCGCGGCTGCAACGTGGAGAACGCGAGCTACGGTCTGACGATGTGCGCCGAGCGGGTGGCGCTCTACAGCGCTCTCGCGAAGGGCGTTCGCGATTTCGACGCGGTTGCCGTAGTCACCGAGGCCGACCCACCATCGAGCCCCTGCGGACCGTGCCGCCAGCTCCTGTGGGAGTATTGCGGCGACATCGAGGTCGTCATGGCGAGCGTCCAAAGCAAAGAGACCGTTCGCCAGCGACTCTCCGAGCTTCTGCCGAATCCATTCGAACTAAAGGGGGAGGAGACTTCATGAAGTTCACTTCGATCGCCATGCCGCTCATCCTGCTGTTGTCGGGGTGTGCGAGCGCGCCGGGCCCCGCCGTTTCCGACGATCGGGCCCGGGCCGACATTCTCATCCTCGACGGAACGATCGTCCCGGTGACCTCCGAGCCGTTCGTCGGGTCGCTGGCGATCGACGATGGCGTGATCGTGGCGCTCGGTCCGACCTCCGGAATTGTCGATCGATACTCGGCGGATGAGACGATCGACGCGAGCGGTGCAGCGGTCCTCCCAGGATTCGTCAACGCGCATACGCATGCGCCGATGACCCTTTTCCGCGGTATCGCGGACGACCTGCCGCTGATGGAGTGGCTGACCGGTTTCATCTTCCCGGCCGAAGCCGAAAACGTCGACCGGGACTTCGTCCGGGCCGGTACGCGGCTGGCCGCGGCGGAGATGATCCGATCGGGAACCACGACGTTCGCCGACATGTACTACTACGAGTCGGACATCGCCGAGGAGACTCGCCGTACCGGGCTTCGCGCGGTCCTCGGAGAGACGATGATCGACTTTCCCGCGCCGGACAACCCGACCTGGGACGCTGCTGTGGCCTACGTCCGCCGGTTCGTTGCGAGATGGAAGGGCGACGAGCTGATCACGCCCGCGATCGCTCCGCACGCCCCCTTCACCGTTTCCCCCGAGCATCTTCAGGAGGTTCGCGCGCTCGCAACCGAGCTCGGTGTTCCGATCCTGATCCACCTCGCCGAGACCACCGACGAGGTTTCGCAGATCGAGACCCGTCATCAGACGAGCCCGACCCGGTTGCTCGCGAACCTCGGGTTTCTGGCCGATGACGTCGTCGGTGCTCACGGCATCCATCTCGACGACGAAGACATCCGGCTCCTCCGGCGTTACGAGACCGGGATCGTCCACTGCCCGGAGAGCAACATGATGCTCGCGAGCGGGGTGGCACGGGTAGGGGACCTCCTCGCCGCGGGAGTCGAGCTCGGTCTCGGAACCGATGGTCCGGCGGGATCGAACAACAATCTCGACATGATCGAGGAGATGGCGAGCGCGGCCCGGCTTCAGAAGATCCACTCGATGGATTCCTCCGCGATCTCGTCGCGCGTGGTTCTGGAGATGGCGACCATGGGGGGCGCCAGGGTGCTCGGTCTCGACGATCTCATCGGCTCGCTCGAAGTCGGCAAGCGGGCGGACGTGATCGTCATCGATCTCGAGGATCCGGGAATCCAGCCCGTTTACTCGGTCGAGTCCGCGATCGTCTACGCGGCCAACGGTGCGGACGTCGAGGCGACCATCGTCGACGGAAAGATGCTGATGAGGAATCGACGTCTGCTGACCCTCGATGAGGATGAGGTCATGCGGGATGCTCAGGTGATCCGCGACCGCGTCGTCGCGAGTCTCGCCGCGGAATGAGAAGGCGCCTCCTGGCGCGTCGTAGCCACGCCGATCGGTTGATGCTGACCGGGAATCAAAATCGGGCATCATTCCGGAAAGCGTTTCGAGACCGTAGCCGGAACCGGAGGCTACGCCGAGCGATCTGTTTTTTTGTTGCAGATTTCCGGCTGAGATCGGAGTACCATCTGAGGCGTTTTCGGAGGAGGAGAAAATCATGGCTGATCAGAACGACAACGGATTGATTGACAAAGCGAAGGATGCGGGAGAGAGAGTCGTCGACGCTCTCGAGAGGGCGGGACACATCGCTGCTTCCGGAGCGAAGTCCGCATATGAAACCGTCGAGAGCACCGCTCGCACCGTGAAGGATAAGGTCACGGGCGAAGGGAGCTCGAGCAAAAAACCCGCGCGAAGAAAATCGAAGAAATCGACGCGCAAGAGCCCGGCGAAGAGATCTGCTAAAAAGTCGACAAGAAAGAGCCCGGCGCGTAAGTCCGCGACGAAGTCAGCGGCCCGCAAATCCGCGAAGAAGTCCGCCGCCCGCAAGTCCGCGAAGAAGTCAGGCGCCCGCAAGTCCGCGAAGAAGTCAGGCGCCCGCAAGTCCGCGAAGAAGAAGTCGGCCCGGAAACCGGCGAAGAAGTCCGCCGCCAGGAAGTCCGCGAAGAAGTCCTCGAAAAAGAGCGCGCGGCAACCAGCGAAGAAATCCGGCAGAAAATCAGCGACCCGGAAAGCGACCAAAAAGCGATCGACGAAAAAGACCGCACGGAAGAGTCCGGCGCGCAAGTCCGCAAAGAGCACTCGCGCTCGAAGAAGGTGAGAGGGTTGCAGGTTTGAGGTCGGAGGTTGGAGGGGCGCTGCGCAGTCGCCGCCGATGCAGGCTGCCCTGAGCGGCACCGGTGACTCACGAGCCCCCGCCCAGATTCTTCGCCCGCGCTTCGCCGGGCTCAGAATGACGAATGTTGTGTTTGTGAAGCGACGATCCTCGACGAACGTTTGCTCTCGCGAAACCCACCCCGCCTCGTCATCCTGAGCCGCCGAAGGACGGCGAAGGATCTGGCGGCAGGCTCGTGACTGAATGACGCGGAAGTCATCACGTCGATTCACGACCACCCCGCCCGGATTCTTCGCCCGCGCTTCGCCTCAGAATGACGAGTGG is part of the Acidobacteriota bacterium genome and encodes:
- a CDS encoding chloramphenicol phosphotransferase CPT family protein, whose protein sequence is MSTLVVLNGTSSSGKTTIARAFQDAAPTIYLNFSVDSILSGLPPSVLARMIGGLPVTGLRLAELIRSFYACTRELLRTGHDLVIDHAVTARYHAEELLAACEGHETLIVGIECPVPVTREREAARGDRRVGLAGQQFASIHVWLEYDLVVDTSKQSPSEAAASILAALASGGGEAIGRTRRKLQHA
- a CDS encoding amidohydrolase; this encodes MKFTSIAMPLILLLSGCASAPGPAVSDDRARADILILDGTIVPVTSEPFVGSLAIDDGVIVALGPTSGIVDRYSADETIDASGAAVLPGFVNAHTHAPMTLFRGIADDLPLMEWLTGFIFPAEAENVDRDFVRAGTRLAAAEMIRSGTTTFADMYYYESDIAEETRRTGLRAVLGETMIDFPAPDNPTWDAAVAYVRRFVARWKGDELITPAIAPHAPFTVSPEHLQEVRALATELGVPILIHLAETTDEVSQIETRHQTSPTRLLANLGFLADDVVGAHGIHLDDEDIRLLRRYETGIVHCPESNMMLASGVARVGDLLAAGVELGLGTDGPAGSNNNLDMIEEMASAARLQKIHSMDSSAISSRVVLEMATMGGARVLGLDDLIGSLEVGKRADVIVIDLEDPGIQPVYSVESAIVYAANGADVEATIVDGKMLMRNRRLLTLDEDEVMRDAQVIRDRVVASLAAE
- a CDS encoding type II toxin-antitoxin system RelE/ParE family toxin, encoding MARRIVWAESAVTALIEAAEYIAQDSVVYAAALVNGAEKAAESLVSFPLRGRVVPEFGDPELRDLFVGSYRLMFRVTDESSHRLLRSRRSKSC
- a CDS encoding cytidine deaminase, translated to MNEDEERELIVAAREGRDYAIAPYSGFRVGAALRSSGGETFRGCNVENASYGLTMCAERVALYSALAKGVRDFDAVAVVTEADPPSSPCGPCRQLLWEYCGDIEVVMASVQSKETVRQRLSELLPNPFELKGEETS
- a CDS encoding helix-turn-helix domain-containing protein, producing MKKEMFDELTASVKEAGKIHRGKAKASREFVFDPEDVRTIRAKLKKSQAEFARMIGVSVATLQNWEQGRRQPEGPARALLVVASHAPKVVEKALASAVRRGA
- a CDS encoding cupin domain-containing protein, which gives rise to MRLLMITLCVGLVGCTTTGSQRTAQSTPPGAGAGSRVVGFVLQPQQGKKLFFCDAPGLNATVKSNSAQMGGIGVAVGTAEITHGSNFGVHKDEDEIVFIHSGKGNVVLGDKTIAAAPGTIMYVPRGVRHGFVNTGEAPFTFFWVVAPPGLADRFLEAGTASLTDCPAQ